From a region of the Myxococcales bacterium genome:
- a CDS encoding NAD-dependent epimerase/dehydratase family protein: MKVMVTGAAGFIGSNLCEALIARGDEIIAVDNFNDFYDPARKRSNVSGFQDHSQCVFAEADITDAKAMSNLVETHRPDAIAHLAAYGNVRYSIGRAPLYTAVNIVGSVNLLEAAREFGCNRFVFASTSSAYGKTEQLPFIETDPCNHPLAPYPASKKAVEILGYTYYNLHEMNFTAVRFFSVYGPRGRPDMMPFTITDRVYRGKEITLFDAGEMKRDWTYIDDIVAGVIGALDTPLGFEIINLGRGEPVLMSDFVTIVESLIGKTAMLTTPDAPASEPKITFASIEKAQRLLGYAPATRVEDGLEKLWKWYRDEVAD, encoded by the coding sequence ATCATCGCGGTCGACAACTTCAACGACTTCTACGATCCCGCGCGCAAGCGATCCAACGTTTCGGGATTTCAGGATCATTCGCAGTGCGTGTTTGCCGAGGCTGACATCACCGATGCCAAGGCGATGTCAAATCTGGTCGAAACCCACCGCCCGGATGCCATCGCGCATCTCGCGGCCTACGGCAATGTCCGCTACTCGATCGGACGCGCACCGCTCTATACCGCGGTCAATATCGTGGGGTCCGTCAATCTGCTCGAGGCGGCGCGCGAATTCGGCTGCAACCGCTTTGTGTTCGCCTCCACTTCGTCGGCCTACGGCAAAACCGAGCAGCTCCCGTTCATCGAAACGGATCCCTGCAACCACCCGCTCGCGCCCTACCCCGCTTCGAAGAAAGCGGTCGAGATTCTCGGTTACACCTACTACAACCTGCACGAAATGAACTTCACCGCAGTGCGTTTTTTCAGCGTCTACGGTCCGCGCGGTCGGCCGGACATGATGCCCTTCACGATCACAGACCGGGTTTATCGAGGCAAAGAAATCACCCTGTTCGATGCCGGCGAGATGAAGCGCGACTGGACCTACATCGACGACATCGTCGCGGGCGTCATTGGCGCCCTCGACACCCCCCTCGGATTCGAGATCATCAACCTGGGTCGCGGTGAACCGGTGCTGATGTCCGACTTCGTCACCATCGTTGAATCGCTGATCGGCAAGACGGCAATGTTGACAACCCCCGACGCTCCGGCAAGCGAACCCAAGATTACCTTTGCCAGCATCGAAAAGGCACAGCGACTGCTCGGCTATGCGCCTGCCACTCGGGTCGAAGACGGACTCGAAAAACTCTGGAAGTGGTATCGCGACGAGGTCGCGGACTAG